From one Rhodoferax sp. PAMC 29310 genomic stretch:
- a CDS encoding VOC family protein, which produces MLVKKIHHVAYRCINAKQTVEWYEKHLGMKFVLAIAEDEVPSTKAPDPYMHVFIDAGMGNILAFFELPNALPMDRDHNTPAWTQHIAFEVASMGDLLTTKERLEAAGIEVIGVTNHTLFKSIYFFDPSGHRLELAFNTATPAMDKALDDVKWDMLNEWDRTKKAPKHAAWMHDGSGVPQ; this is translated from the coding sequence ATGCTCGTCAAAAAGATTCACCACGTCGCCTACCGCTGTATCAACGCCAAACAAACCGTCGAGTGGTACGAAAAGCACCTCGGCATGAAGTTTGTGCTGGCCATTGCCGAAGACGAGGTGCCCTCCACCAAGGCGCCAGACCCTTACATGCACGTCTTTATTGACGCCGGCATGGGCAACATCCTGGCCTTTTTTGAGCTGCCCAACGCCCTGCCCATGGACCGGGACCACAACACGCCCGCGTGGACGCAGCACATTGCTTTTGAGGTGGCCAGCATGGGCGACCTGCTCACCACCAAGGAGCGCCTGGAGGCCGCCGGTATTGAAGTGATTGGCGTGACCAACCACACGCTTTTCAAGTCCATTTACTTCTTTGACCCCAGCGGCCACCGCCTGGAACTGGCCTTTAACACCGCCACCCCTGCCATGGACAAGGCGCTGGACGACGTGAAATGGGACATGCTCAACGAATGGGACCGCACCAAAAAAGCCCCCAAGCACGCGGCCTGGATGCATGACGGAAGCGGAGTGCCCCAGTGA